The bacterium nucleotide sequence CGTATTATAGGAGGCAAACAGATAACAAACTTTAAACCTCTTAATGACCCAAACATATTAAACCGCCTACCGAAGGAAGCAAAAGATAAAATATGGGTTGCCAACCTTAAAGAAGCAGGTATCACAGATTACGGGCAACTGCTCAACCGAGGTGGACACGGTAAAGCAAATCCCGCCGCACTCGAACTCTTTTTCAACGGCAGAGCAATGCCGCTTGCGCGCTGGCCCAACGAAGGCTGGCTCAAAGTTGCAGACATAAAACCTGTTGGGGAAGTAAAGGGTAGAGGACTATACCAGCTGGGAGGTTTCACGTACACAGGCGACAGACCAGAAAGATGGACAGAAGAAAAAGATGCATGGTTAAACGGTTACTGGTCAGTTCCTTACGCCAATACTCACACGAAAATAAAATTTATTGACAGCACAGCAAAAAACATTTTTCTTGAACCTGACACAAGATGGTCTTCTACGGGATATTATTCAAGTCGTTACAAAATCCAGATATTGAAAAATATGCCTTACTATGCTTACAACCTACTTAGCGAACTTGATTCTCCAGGAGAATGGTACCTTGACAGGTATACGGGTAAACTATACCTATATCCTCCCGAGAAGGTACAAAACAGCGAAATGATAGTTTCTACGTTAAACTCACCTTTATTAAAAATAGAAGATACATCCAATATAGTTCTTTATGGACTCACCTTAGAAGTTACAAGACAAGATGCCGTAACAATGGAAGGAGGAAGGAACAACATCATAACAAAGAGCATTATTCGCAACACAGGACAATGGGCAGTAAAAATAGGAAGCGGATGGGAACATAAAGTTATAGGTTGCGACATATACGATACGGGAGAAGGAGGCATATCCCTCAATACTAACCCTATAATAGGCAACCACCAGATTACCCCGGGCAGAAGGGAACTTATTCCTGCAAGACATACAGTTGAAAACAACCACATATACCGTTTCAACAGGTTTGACTACGGATACAGGCAGGCGGTAAACATTGATGGAATCGGGCAGGTGGTATCTCATAACCTCATAAATGATTCCCCTATGCAGGCAATATGTTTTAACGCCAACGACCATATCATAGAATTCAATGAAATGCACGACGTTCTCCACACAGGAAAAGAACTCGGCGCAATTTATGTATACGGCGAGCCGTGGTATATGATGAGTCGAGGCACCGTTATAAGAGGTAATCTATTCCACCACATAAGTTCCAACTCCTCTCCCAACTACCAACAGCAATGTTTCGGACTCGTGCTAGACTGTATCAACAGCGGCATTGTTATGGAAAACAACATTTTTTATAAGGTACCCAGAAGTATCCTTTTCCCAGGTCCAGATAACAGGATAGAAAACAATATATTTGTGGATGCCGACCATGCCATACAACTGAACAATATGTGGACTCTGTTCAATAATCCTAAAGGAGAACCTATCCCCTCCAGAATATCCAAACTTGCGGAAGAACGGCTCAAGGTCGTCGGCTACAAACAGCCCCCTTGGAGTTATAGGTATCCTCAATTGGTTACCACCCTTTATGACAAAACGCCAGTGGGATGGGCAAAAGGGATAACTGTAAAACGGAACATTAATACAGCGGGAAGGTTTATGACTTTTGGAGGAGTAAGAGACGATATTGATTTTAAAAATAATATCACACTTGAAAACCCACTTTTCCTTGACAGCAACAACACCGATCTTGATATAAGGCAAGGCTCCCCCATTTATGGACTTACAGGATTTGAACCTCTACCAGAAATGGAATATATTGGTGTTTATAAAGATGAACTTCGAGCAAGTTGGCCTGTAAATAGAGAAAAAAAAGAAATAGGCAAATACTATTACAAAAAACCTGCTTGGGCAGCCTCCGCTTCATCAGGAAGGATAGTCGACCCTCCTCCTATATACAATATCCGTCCCAGAAAATCGGTTATTACAATAGACGGCAAACTTGACAAAAAAGAGTGGGGAGAACTGGATATAAAAAACTCAATGGTAATCGAGAACCACCATACAGGCAAAAGAGTCAAAGGAGCAAAGAGTTACGCATGGCTTTTTTACGACAAGAATTATCTATATATTGGGATAAAGCATGAGCCTGATCCTTATAAGAGCGATATGCCCCCAGCAATGAAAAACCATATTCCTTCGTTTGAGGTAGCAATAGAAAGCCAACAGGGCGCTCACAGCCACGGATGGTGGCAATACGATATGGTAACTTCGGGTCCTATCTATTCTATAAGCGGCAATTTTAGGGGAGAATTTAAACTGAACAATCTTTTTGGAATGCCTGAAGAAAAAGTCAAAGATTTCATTGAATCCGTTGAATGTAAGGCTGATATACAGGATGAAGAGAATCGGATATGGACCTCTGAGATAAAAATACCTATTTCAAAAATAGGTATTAACCCTGAGGAAGTTGAAAAACTGGCTTTTAATATAGGCATTTCCAAACGTGACGGATGGTTTGCATGGGTTCCAACAGGAGGTTCTATCTGGAAAATTGAAAATGCAGGGTTTATTAAGATTGACAACAAATAAAAACTATGCTATAAATTCTTTGGGAATGCGTGAATTGTATAAAATTATTAAAAGTAAAAGGAGGTGAAAAAAAATGAAAAAAAATAAAGGCTTCACGTTAATAGAACTCCTTGTAGTAATAGCAATCATAGCCATACTTGCCGCAATGCTTCTACCCGCTTTAGCAAAAGCAAGGGAGCGGGCAAGAAGGGGAGTTTGTATCGCCAACCTCAAACAGATAGGGCTTATACTTCACATATATGCCCAAGACTGGAACCAGTACTTTCCAACATGTTACCATACAACAGAGGCATCAAACCCAAACGTTTCTCTGGCACTTCTTACCGGGCAGATAGACCCCACATCAGATGACCTTGAAACCCCAGCCTACGTGAAAGACTGTAGCATATTCTGCTGTCCAAGTACCTATGACAACCCTAACACAGAAGCAACTAATCCGTATAACAGAGTTGTACCCGGAATGTTATGGGGGCACGCTGGTACTCAAGGACAGGGTACATGTTCGTATGCATACGCCTACGGGCTAAACTTACAGACTCATCCTGATACAGTCATAATGGCTGACCGCAAAAAGATTACCAGCGGACACTATGGCGGTACTTCAACTTGGGAAGTTAAATCGTCTGCCAGACTAAGGGTTTACAAGAAACATAATCACGGATGGGACGGCTTAAACGTACTGTACGTAGGAGGTAATGCAAAATGGATAGGGACAGAATTTGTTCCAGCTGCAACAGATTTAGATGCTTATCGCATGCTTGATCAGAAAGACGTTCCTAACTGTTTCCTTCACGCTCCTCATGAAGGAAGACTGGTAAACCTAAATCATACATACTGATAGCGAAATAATAAAACAGTGAAAATTGTTTAACGGTAACAAAATAATCCCAACTATATAAAAAATAAGAGGGGTAAAGAGAGGTGAAAAAAGATGAAAAGAAAAAGTAGTAGAGGTTTCACATTGATAGAACTCCTTGTAGTAATAGCAATCATAGCCATACTGGCGGCTATGCTACTCCCAGCCCTCTCAAAAGCAAGGGCAAGAGCAAAATCTGCAACTTGTATGAACAACCTTAAGCAGATAGGTATTGGTGTGCTTTTGTATTCAGATGACTGGGCAGGAATTGTAAACTTACGGCTACAAAGCACTCTGGTTCCAGCAGGACAACTGTATTACGATGGAATGTTCGGCGATTTACGCGGTTATATTTCTTCTGAAGTTATCTCATGCCCGTCTGCTTTACCTTATACCCCTGACCCAATCCTTGGTCAGGCAACATACGCCCGTGATGGTACTGGAACTTTTGTAAATTCTGAAGGGTGGTTTAGACCAAAACTTATACTTAATAACCAATCAGATTTCATCTTATTTGCAGAATCTCTTGCCAGTACATACTATACCCCTGAAATGAAAATGTTTAACCATCAGTTCGAAAATTTTGGACCAGGTGGTGCTGATGCGCCGAGTCTCTATAGCGTAACACATTTTAGACATGCAAATCTAATGAATGCCCTATTTTTAGATGGTCATGTTGAATCTGTAACTACCAGCAGATTTGTTGAAGCAGTAAAAAAACATTATACTTCCAAACACTGGTGGGTAAAACTTGGTAACAAGGCTCCTATAAAACTAACGTGGGAATAGGGTTTTATTATACATAAAGACACAAAAAAAGGGCAAAAAGTATGGGTGTTATTTGCTCACTCTCGTTTTTGCCTTCTACCCTTGGGCTTCTCCCGAAGTTTTAGTGAGGGAGGGGAAGAGTGCTGGTGCGAAGAATAATGAGCACTGTATAGCACAAAGGGCGAGTTGGTAAGCCCGCTGACTGAAGCCCGTAGGGCAAGAAAGGATGAGGGGGGGGGTAGTTAGCAACCTAACCAAAAACGGAAGACGTAATGATAAAGAATGGGGTTGCCCTTGTATGTCATTCCGGACTTGAACCGGAATCTCGTTTTTACGCTGTGCCTACTATCGACGTGGGTTAGGTTAGTGATCCTGAAACAAGTTCAGGATGGTAAAATGGGGCGGTCAGAATAGTATAGTGGGCGGAGAGAATATGGAGCATTTCACTCGGAGGTACTCAGGACAAGCCTAAGGGCTTGTCCTGATAG carries:
- a CDS encoding DUF1559 domain-containing protein; translation: MLLPALAKARERARRGVCIANLKQIGLILHIYAQDWNQYFPTCYHTTEASNPNVSLALLTGQIDPTSDDLETPAYVKDCSIFCCPSTYDNPNTEATNPYNRVVPGMLWGHAGTQGQGTCSYAYAYGLNLQTHPDTVIMADRKKITSGHYGGTSTWEVKSSARLRVYKKHNHGWDGLNVLYVGGNAKWIGTEFVPAATDLDAYRMLDQKDVPNCFLHAPHEGRLVNLNHTY